A genomic region of Kribbella sp. NBC_00382 contains the following coding sequences:
- a CDS encoding HAD family hydrolase, whose amino-acid sequence MKAVIFDLDDTLFDHSSSITATLRAWVPTLGAAELTDELIAQWFVAEHRNFELWLAGELSHQGQRRGRLRDFLPLIGYPVPATDAGLDEIFAGFIERYPQHWTAFPDALPALEVAKSNGWRIGVLTNGVVQQQNAKLAAIGLADRIDVVATSEGLGFSKPAPESYLLTCEALGVDPSEALMIGDNLEKDVIGARAAGLSAEHLDRAAGITLTQLVRAG is encoded by the coding sequence ATGAAGGCGGTCATCTTCGACCTCGACGACACCCTCTTCGACCACTCGTCATCCATCACCGCGACCCTGCGCGCCTGGGTCCCGACGCTTGGCGCCGCCGAACTGACCGATGAGCTCATCGCCCAGTGGTTCGTGGCCGAGCACCGTAACTTCGAGCTCTGGCTGGCCGGCGAGCTGAGCCACCAGGGTCAGCGCCGCGGCCGGCTCCGCGACTTCCTGCCGCTGATCGGCTACCCGGTCCCGGCCACCGACGCCGGACTGGACGAGATCTTCGCCGGCTTCATCGAGCGCTATCCGCAGCACTGGACCGCGTTCCCCGATGCCCTGCCGGCACTGGAAGTTGCCAAAAGCAATGGGTGGCGGATCGGCGTGCTGACCAACGGCGTGGTGCAGCAGCAGAACGCGAAGCTGGCCGCGATCGGCCTGGCCGACCGCATCGACGTGGTCGCGACCTCGGAAGGGCTCGGCTTCAGTAAGCCCGCACCGGAGTCGTACCTACTGACCTGCGAGGCACTCGGCGTCGACCCGTCCGAGGCGCTGATGATCGGCGACAACCTCGAGAAGGACGTCATCGGCGCCCGCGCGGCCGGCCTCAGCGCAGAGCATCTCGACCGCGCGGCCGGCATCACGCTCACCCAGCTGGTCCGGGCGGGCTGA
- a CDS encoding D-Ala-D-Ala carboxypeptidase family metallohydrolase → MIRILSVLGLFGAMLVGTVATQAVTATKAYADGCYTWGRSLAQGTSGEDVRQLQIRVAGYPAYGAHIATDGVFGPATKAAVQRFQSAYGLTSDGVAGAATFSKIYALQDDDCTPIHFTYAELDDGCGGSGYDGGPLSEAATKANALQTMWQLEALRHALGDQPLNISSGFRSVPCNRSVGGASNSEHLYGRSADLTGVHSFCTMAKQARYHGFGGILGPGYPDHNDHTHLDIRTSNFWSAPNCGI, encoded by the coding sequence GTGATCAGAATTCTGTCCGTCCTCGGGTTGTTCGGTGCGATGCTGGTCGGCACCGTCGCGACCCAGGCGGTGACCGCGACCAAGGCGTACGCCGACGGTTGCTACACCTGGGGACGCTCGCTCGCCCAGGGCACCAGCGGTGAGGACGTCCGCCAGCTCCAGATCCGGGTCGCCGGCTATCCGGCGTACGGGGCTCACATCGCTACCGACGGTGTGTTCGGGCCGGCCACCAAGGCGGCGGTGCAGCGCTTCCAGTCGGCGTATGGGCTGACCTCGGACGGGGTTGCCGGTGCGGCGACGTTCAGCAAGATCTACGCGCTGCAGGATGACGACTGCACGCCGATCCACTTCACCTATGCCGAGCTGGACGACGGCTGCGGCGGGTCCGGGTACGACGGCGGGCCGCTGTCAGAGGCGGCGACCAAGGCCAACGCGCTGCAGACGATGTGGCAGCTCGAGGCGCTGCGGCACGCGCTCGGCGACCAGCCGCTCAACATCAGCAGCGGGTTCCGCAGCGTCCCTTGCAACCGCTCGGTAGGCGGGGCAAGCAACAGTGAACACCTGTACGGCCGGTCCGCCGACCTGACCGGGGTGCACTCGTTCTGCACGATGGCCAAGCAGGCCCGGTACCACGGGTTCGGTGGCATCCTCGGCCCCGGCTACCCCGACCACAACGACCACACCCACCTCGACATCCGGACCAGCAACTTCTGGTCCGCACCCAACTGCGGGATCTGA
- a CDS encoding SigE family RNA polymerase sigma factor produces the protein MTAAEGFDAFVLARSRRLLRTAYLLTQDHALAEDLVQTALAKAWFAWSRIEGGDPEPYVRKVMVNTYASWWRRRWNGEQPTEELPEHAVQANAEERTDVWRALQRLPRRQRAVVVLRYYEDLSEAETARVLGCTPGTVKSQTSKAFAKLRLDPALLTADITADREATR, from the coding sequence GTGACGGCTGCTGAAGGGTTCGACGCGTTCGTACTCGCTCGGTCTCGCAGGCTCCTGCGGACCGCCTACTTGCTGACCCAAGACCACGCGCTGGCCGAGGACCTGGTCCAGACGGCCCTGGCCAAGGCCTGGTTCGCCTGGTCCCGGATCGAGGGTGGCGACCCGGAGCCGTACGTCCGCAAGGTGATGGTCAACACCTACGCCTCCTGGTGGCGCCGCCGCTGGAACGGCGAGCAGCCGACGGAGGAGTTGCCGGAGCACGCAGTACAGGCCAACGCCGAGGAGCGCACCGACGTCTGGCGAGCCCTGCAGCGACTGCCGCGACGGCAACGCGCTGTCGTCGTACTCCGGTACTACGAAGACCTCTCCGAGGCAGAGACCGCTCGAGTCCTCGGCTGCACCCCCGGCACGGTGAAGAGCCAGACCAGCAAGGCCTTCGCCAAACTCCGCCTGGATCCCGCGCTACTGACCGCCGACATCACCGCAGACCGGGAGGCCACGCGATGA
- a CDS encoding sugar phosphate isomerase/epimerase family protein, with protein sequence MGVRTGLVSVTFRKLAVDEVVEVAKKAGLAAIEWGGDIHVPLGDLPAARKARELCEENGLAIAAYGSYLRAGSVDREEIRTAVNTAAELGAPRIRVWAGTVGTAEAGVGDRMAVTRGLAELADVAAGAGIEIAMEFHRGTLTDEVDSTITLLLDVGAPNLTTYWQPPVDLGDAQCLEQLESLMPWLSTVHVFSWWPSNNRLPLSGRESLWRPVLDRLSAEPREINTLLEFVADDSVDQFSTDAAQLHNWL encoded by the coding sequence GTGGGTGTGAGGACCGGTCTGGTCTCGGTGACGTTCCGGAAGTTGGCGGTCGACGAGGTCGTCGAGGTGGCCAAGAAGGCGGGGCTGGCGGCGATCGAGTGGGGTGGTGACATCCACGTCCCGCTCGGCGATCTGCCCGCCGCGCGGAAGGCCCGCGAGCTCTGCGAGGAGAACGGCCTGGCCATCGCGGCGTACGGGTCGTACCTGCGGGCCGGCAGCGTCGACCGCGAGGAGATCCGTACCGCGGTCAACACCGCCGCCGAGCTCGGCGCACCCCGGATCCGGGTGTGGGCGGGAACGGTCGGTACTGCGGAAGCCGGCGTCGGCGACCGGATGGCGGTCACCCGCGGTCTGGCCGAGCTGGCCGATGTCGCGGCCGGCGCGGGCATCGAGATCGCGATGGAGTTCCACCGCGGCACCCTCACCGACGAGGTTGACTCGACCATCACGCTGCTGCTCGACGTGGGCGCCCCCAACCTCACGACGTACTGGCAACCCCCGGTGGACCTGGGCGACGCCCAATGCCTGGAGCAACTCGAATCCCTGATGCCCTGGCTCAGCACAGTCCACGTCTTCTCCTGGTGGCCGTCGAACAACCGCCTCCCCCTCTCCGGCCGAGAATCCCTCTGGCGCCCAGTCCTCGACCGCCTGTCAGCCGAACCCCGAGAAATCAACACCCTCCTGGAGTTCGTAGCAGACGACTCCGTCGACCAGTTCTCCACCGACGCAGCCCAACTCCACAACTGGCTCTGA
- the rarD gene encoding EamA family transporter RarD: MPEQRRGFLFGLGCYLFWGLVPLYWKLISSSGALELLAHRILWSLVTIVGLVLVRRRFGQVRVLLADPRRRWPLIAGAVLITINWGGYIWSVNNDRIIEASLGYFITPLFTVLLGVILLKERLRPVQWIAVAIAFIAVAGMTIENGRPPWVALILTFSFGFYGLAKKKANAGAIEGMAVESAVVAPLALVAIVILGLQGGSTVTSHGPGYFVLVLLTGPLTAIPLLLFGAAATRISMTTLGLLNYLTPVIQFLLGTLVFHEHMSPIRWAGFTLVWLALAIFTTDSLTHHRRTRPTDPRAGSPVASPSAPESTTRTAYQ; the protein is encoded by the coding sequence GTGCCAGAACAGCGCAGAGGGTTCCTCTTCGGTCTCGGCTGCTACCTGTTCTGGGGCCTCGTCCCGCTCTACTGGAAGCTGATCAGCTCCTCCGGCGCGCTGGAACTGCTCGCCCATCGCATCCTCTGGTCGCTCGTCACGATCGTCGGTCTGGTCCTGGTACGCCGTCGTTTCGGTCAGGTCCGCGTCCTGCTCGCCGACCCACGCCGCCGCTGGCCGTTGATCGCGGGCGCCGTCCTGATCACGATCAACTGGGGCGGCTACATCTGGAGCGTCAACAACGACCGGATCATCGAAGCGTCGCTCGGCTACTTCATCACTCCCCTGTTCACCGTCCTGCTCGGCGTAATCCTCCTCAAGGAACGCCTCCGCCCGGTCCAGTGGATCGCCGTCGCGATCGCCTTCATCGCGGTCGCGGGCATGACCATCGAGAACGGCCGCCCGCCGTGGGTCGCGCTGATCCTGACGTTCTCCTTCGGCTTCTACGGCCTAGCCAAGAAGAAGGCCAACGCCGGAGCCATCGAAGGCATGGCCGTCGAGTCAGCCGTCGTCGCCCCACTAGCCCTGGTCGCGATCGTGATCCTCGGCCTGCAGGGCGGGTCAACCGTCACCAGCCACGGCCCCGGCTACTTCGTCCTAGTCCTGCTAACCGGCCCGCTGACCGCCATCCCCCTACTCCTCTTCGGCGCCGCCGCCACCCGAATCTCGATGACCACCCTCGGCCTCCTGAACTACCTGACCCCGGTCATCCAGTTCCTACTCGGCACGCTTGTCTTCCACGAACACATGTCCCCCATCCGCTGGGCCGGCTTCACCCTCGTCTGGCTGGCCCTAGCCATCTTCACCACAGACAGCCTCACCCACCACAGGCGGACCCGTCCGACGGACCCGCGTGCCGGCTCCCCCGTCGCCAGCCCCTCGGCACCCGAATCGACCACGAGAACGGCGTACCAGTAG
- a CDS encoding RrF2 family transcriptional regulator: MKMNEGVEWAVHSCVNLCFIPGEAVTAKRLAAFYELPTAYLNKQLQALTRAGILSSTSGPKGGFQLAKAPDKITLLDVVVAIDGSDDAFRCTQILKAGPGADAKADYRKTCVVSMSMRKAELTYRRELAAKTIADLVAQVESTYPDTADNTRNWFANLKS, encoded by the coding sequence ATGAAGATGAACGAGGGCGTCGAGTGGGCGGTGCACAGTTGTGTGAATCTGTGCTTCATCCCGGGCGAGGCGGTTACCGCCAAGCGGCTCGCTGCCTTCTACGAGCTTCCAACGGCGTACCTGAACAAGCAACTCCAAGCGCTGACCCGGGCCGGCATTCTCAGTTCGACCTCCGGACCCAAAGGCGGGTTCCAGCTCGCCAAGGCGCCCGACAAGATCACGCTGCTCGATGTAGTGGTCGCGATCGACGGATCCGACGACGCCTTCCGCTGCACTCAGATCCTCAAAGCCGGGCCGGGCGCCGACGCGAAGGCCGACTACCGGAAGACCTGCGTGGTCTCGATGTCGATGCGCAAAGCCGAGCTCACCTACCGCCGCGAACTGGCGGCGAAGACGATCGCGGATCTAGTCGCACAGGTCGAGAGCACCTACCCGGACACCGCCGACAACACCCGCAACTGGTTCGCCAACCTCAAGTCCTGA
- a CDS encoding cupin domain-containing protein, which yields MSILIRSTDAEVLEASGVTLLADTPATNGHLTSHRSIFKPGKEGAPPHLHQEASELFYVLTGSLRVLTGDDLITLDQGDFLLVPPNTPHAFEAAGTQEAEVLFVLTHAKPRFDYYRLLEGVYRGETDPAVLATTSDLYDNHYVNSPTWTNR from the coding sequence ATGAGCATCCTCATCCGTTCGACCGACGCAGAGGTTCTCGAGGCCAGCGGTGTCACCTTGCTCGCCGACACCCCTGCCACCAACGGCCACCTCACCAGTCACCGCTCGATCTTCAAGCCTGGCAAGGAAGGCGCTCCCCCGCACCTGCACCAGGAGGCCTCCGAACTGTTCTACGTCCTCACCGGCAGCCTGCGCGTCCTCACCGGCGACGACCTGATCACCCTCGACCAAGGCGACTTCCTGCTGGTACCGCCGAACACCCCGCACGCCTTCGAAGCAGCCGGTACGCAAGAAGCCGAGGTGCTCTTCGTCCTCACCCACGCCAAGCCCCGCTTCGACTACTACCGCCTCCTCGAAGGCGTCTACCGCGGCGAGACCGATCCCGCCGTCCTCGCGACCACCAGCGACCTCTACGACAACCACTACGTGAACAGCCCCACCTGGACCAACCGCTAG
- a CDS encoding AAA family ATPase yields MTTLLIPPRIHQDAHRTELRYPADAIVVLAGIPGSGKSTLLRRLFPEPGAVQVLDSEPIRNRWKPVLRKIPYAVWRPALHLTHYARVLRAMRTSGPLVIHDCATKPLSRQLIGRAAQLAGRPVHLLMLDVPVDVARLGQHQRDRVVRQGSMETHSRRWPVLRELAVTDPGQVVPGATSATILTRAQADRLTRITFSREADQAAGTRSDRAGDHQIAERLQS; encoded by the coding sequence GTGACCACGCTGCTGATCCCACCGAGAATCCACCAAGACGCTCACCGCACCGAGCTGCGCTATCCAGCGGATGCGATCGTCGTACTGGCCGGCATCCCCGGCTCCGGCAAGAGCACCCTGCTCAGACGACTCTTCCCGGAGCCCGGCGCCGTCCAGGTGCTCGACTCCGAACCGATCCGCAACCGCTGGAAGCCAGTACTCCGCAAAATCCCGTACGCCGTCTGGCGCCCGGCCCTCCACCTGACCCACTACGCCCGCGTACTCCGAGCCATGCGCACCAGCGGCCCCCTGGTAATCCACGACTGCGCAACGAAACCACTGTCCAGGCAACTGATCGGCCGAGCAGCCCAACTAGCTGGCCGGCCGGTCCACCTGCTCATGCTCGACGTACCAGTCGACGTGGCCCGCCTAGGCCAACATCAGCGCGACCGCGTCGTCCGGCAAGGCAGCATGGAGACCCACAGCCGCCGCTGGCCGGTACTACGAGAACTAGCGGTCACCGACCCCGGGCAAGTAGTGCCCGGGGCAACCTCCGCAACAATCTTGACCCGCGCCCAAGCCGACCGCCTGACCCGAATCACCTTCAGCCGCGAAGCAGACCAAGCCGCAGGAACCCGCTCAGACCGAGCGGGTGACCACCAGATCGCAGAGCGACTCCAGAGCTGA
- a CDS encoding polyprenyl synthetase family protein gives MSPTPLPAESLGFAFADEALEARIRAGLVKVEQALRDSAQSEAPFVTEAVQHVMVAGGKRFRPLLVLLAAELGPSAGSSEVIDAAVVVELTHVATLYHDDVMDEAALRRGSSTANARWDNSVAILAGDWLFARASDLVASLGPEAVRIQSRTFGRLVEGQIRETLGVAEGQDPLAHYLSVVADKTGSLIATSALFGARFAGASAEVQETVRAFGEEIGQAFQLADDILDIMSEESGKTPGTDLREGVPTLPVLIFRAQADPSSPTDARLLELLDSDLTDDARLAEALGLLRSHPSLQQAEDDVRRRADDARKLLSDLPEGPGRSALESLCDLVVTRSV, from the coding sequence GTGAGCCCCACCCCGCTGCCGGCCGAGAGCCTGGGCTTCGCGTTCGCCGACGAGGCGCTCGAAGCCCGGATCCGCGCTGGGCTGGTCAAGGTCGAGCAGGCGCTGCGCGACTCCGCGCAGTCCGAGGCGCCGTTCGTCACCGAGGCCGTCCAGCACGTGATGGTTGCCGGCGGCAAGCGGTTCCGGCCGTTGCTGGTGCTGCTCGCCGCGGAGCTCGGTCCTTCGGCCGGGTCCTCTGAGGTGATTGACGCGGCTGTGGTGGTCGAGCTGACCCATGTGGCGACGCTCTACCACGACGACGTGATGGACGAGGCTGCGCTGCGTCGTGGCTCGTCGACGGCCAATGCTCGCTGGGACAACTCGGTGGCGATCCTGGCGGGGGACTGGCTGTTCGCCCGTGCCTCCGACCTGGTCGCTTCGCTGGGGCCTGAGGCGGTTCGGATTCAGTCGCGGACCTTCGGACGATTGGTCGAGGGTCAGATCCGGGAGACCTTGGGTGTCGCGGAGGGACAGGATCCGCTCGCGCATTACCTGTCGGTGGTCGCGGACAAGACCGGGTCGCTGATTGCTACGTCGGCTTTGTTCGGGGCTCGCTTCGCGGGTGCTTCGGCGGAGGTACAGGAGACTGTTCGGGCGTTCGGGGAGGAGATCGGGCAGGCTTTCCAGCTGGCCGACGACATCCTCGACATCATGTCCGAGGAGTCGGGCAAGACTCCTGGGACGGATCTGCGTGAGGGTGTTCCGACGCTGCCGGTGTTGATCTTCCGGGCGCAGGCTGACCCGTCGTCGCCGACGGATGCGCGGCTGCTCGAGTTGCTTGACTCTGATCTGACGGATGACGCTCGGCTGGCTGAGGCTCTTGGGTTGTTGCGGTCGCATCCGTCGCTTCAGCAGGCTGAGGATGACGTGCGGCGGCGCGCGGATGATGCTCGCAAGTTGCTGTCGGATCTTCCGGAGGGGCCGGGGCGGTCAGCTCTGGAGTCGCTCTGCGATCTGGTGGTCACCCGCTCGGTCTGA
- the nuoN gene encoding NADH-quinone oxidoreductase subunit NuoN — protein MPLAAQALPLADFVKPKIEYNELAPLLVVFGAACVGVLAEAFVPRPVRHLIQLAIALIGVLAAGVWTVGLMNDKKELLAAQGAISVDGPALFTWITLLALTLVSILLFAERSVDGGLSAFAGQAAAVPGSEAEREGTALKVEHTEIFPLTLFAVGGMMLFASANDLLVLFVALEVFSLPLYLLCGLARRRRLISQEAAMKYFLLGAFASAFLLYGIALLYGYAGTMSLGGISDALATKTGGDAILLAGTGLIGVGLLFKVGAVPFHSWTPDVYQGAPTPVTGFMAACTKIAAFIGLMRVFYVALGGSRWDWAPMMWIVAILTMVVGSIVALTQTDVKRMLAYSSIAHAGFLLTAFVGLSQAGSGVTHGITSTQAVLFYLVCYGFPTIGAFALVTLVRDAGGEATHLSRWAGLGKKSPLLAGIFAFFLLGFAGIPLTAGFTGKWAVFTAAWTGGAWPLVVVAVLCSLVAAFFYVRVIVLMFFSDLPADAPDVALPGWQTTTAVALGLAATVVLGIVPGPVLDLAARAGEFIR, from the coding sequence ATGCCGCTGGCGGCGCAAGCCCTGCCGCTGGCGGACTTCGTCAAGCCGAAGATCGAGTACAACGAGCTGGCTCCACTGCTCGTCGTCTTCGGCGCGGCGTGTGTCGGCGTACTGGCCGAGGCGTTCGTGCCGCGCCCGGTCCGGCACCTGATCCAGCTGGCGATCGCGCTGATCGGCGTACTGGCGGCCGGTGTCTGGACCGTCGGGCTGATGAACGACAAGAAGGAACTGCTCGCGGCGCAGGGCGCGATCTCGGTGGACGGCCCCGCGCTGTTCACCTGGATCACGCTGCTGGCGCTGACGCTGGTCAGCATCCTGCTGTTCGCCGAGCGCTCGGTCGACGGTGGCTTGTCGGCGTTCGCCGGCCAGGCTGCGGCAGTACCGGGCAGTGAGGCGGAGCGCGAAGGTACTGCGCTGAAGGTCGAGCACACCGAGATCTTCCCGCTGACGCTGTTCGCGGTCGGCGGCATGATGCTGTTCGCCTCGGCCAACGACCTGCTGGTGCTGTTCGTCGCGCTCGAGGTCTTCTCGCTGCCGCTGTACCTGCTCTGCGGGCTGGCGCGCCGTCGCCGGCTGATCTCGCAGGAAGCCGCGATGAAGTACTTCCTGCTCGGCGCCTTCGCCTCGGCCTTCCTGCTCTACGGCATCGCGCTGCTCTACGGGTACGCCGGCACCATGTCGCTCGGCGGCATCTCGGACGCGCTGGCCACCAAGACCGGCGGCGACGCGATCCTGCTGGCCGGTACCGGCCTGATCGGGGTCGGGCTGCTGTTCAAGGTCGGCGCGGTTCCGTTCCACTCGTGGACGCCGGACGTGTACCAGGGTGCGCCGACGCCGGTCACCGGGTTCATGGCGGCCTGCACCAAGATCGCCGCGTTCATCGGGCTGATGCGGGTCTTCTACGTCGCCCTCGGCGGCAGCCGCTGGGACTGGGCGCCGATGATGTGGATCGTCGCGATCCTCACCATGGTGGTCGGCTCGATCGTGGCGCTGACCCAGACCGACGTGAAGCGGATGCTCGCCTACTCGTCGATCGCGCACGCCGGTTTCCTGCTGACCGCGTTCGTCGGGCTCTCGCAGGCCGGCAGTGGGGTCACCCACGGCATCACCTCGACGCAGGCCGTGCTGTTCTACCTGGTCTGCTACGGCTTCCCGACCATCGGCGCCTTCGCGCTGGTGACGCTGGTCCGCGACGCGGGCGGCGAGGCCACCCACCTGTCGCGCTGGGCCGGACTGGGCAAGAAGTCGCCGCTGCTGGCGGGCATCTTCGCCTTCTTCCTGCTCGGCTTCGCCGGCATCCCGCTGACCGCGGGCTTCACCGGCAAGTGGGCCGTGTTCACGGCGGCCTGGACCGGTGGCGCTTGGCCGCTGGTCGTCGTCGCAGTGCTCTGCAGCCTGGTCGCCGCGTTCTTCTACGTCCGCGTGATCGTGCTGATGTTCTTCTCCGACCTGCCGGCTGACGCGCCGGACGTGGCCCTGCCGGGTTGGCAGACCACCACGGCCGTCGCCTTGGGTCTGGCCGCCACGGTGGTCCTCGGTATCGTTCCGGGACCGGTGCTCGACCTGGCTGCCCGGGCGGGTGAGTTCATCCGGTGA
- a CDS encoding NADH-quinone oxidoreductase subunit M gives MKIGWLTLTLLLPLVGALATMAVPKAKALLSKQVALVFSLVTLALTIVIAVGYHQNGAADYEENHTWIKAFGAHYALGLDGVGIVLVVLTALLTPIVLIASWNDAKTGRWSEKSFFAWILGLEALSIGVFSATDVFLFYVLFEATLIPMYFLIGGFGGPQRSYAAVKFLLYSLLGGLLMLASVVGLYVVSAKNGGDPSYLLSDLVKVDMSQNTERWLFLGFFFAFAVKAPMVPFHTWLPDAAAEATPGTSVLLVGILDKIGTFGMIRFCLGLFPEASKWATPVVLVLALISVLYGALVAIGQTDIKRLIAYTSISHFGFIVMGIFALTSQGLTGSTLYMFNHGLSTAALFLVAGYLISRRGSARIADYGGVEKVAPVLAGTFLFAGLSSLALPGLSPFISEFMVLAGTFSKHKVIAVIAVLGIVLAALYILIMYQRLMTGPVRDGIEKLKDLNFREVFAIAPLVVLIIGFGIYPKPIVDIIKPAVESTMQHVGVTDKAPQVPVTEGQK, from the coding sequence GTGAAAATCGGTTGGCTGACCCTGACGCTGCTCCTGCCGTTGGTAGGCGCCCTGGCGACGATGGCGGTGCCGAAAGCCAAGGCGCTGCTGTCCAAGCAGGTGGCACTGGTCTTCTCCCTCGTCACGCTGGCACTGACCATCGTGATCGCCGTCGGCTACCACCAGAACGGTGCTGCTGACTACGAGGAGAACCACACCTGGATCAAGGCCTTCGGGGCGCACTACGCGCTCGGGCTGGACGGCGTCGGGATCGTGCTGGTGGTGCTCACCGCGCTGCTCACCCCGATCGTGCTGATCGCCTCCTGGAACGACGCGAAGACCGGTCGCTGGAGTGAGAAGTCCTTCTTCGCCTGGATCCTCGGCCTGGAAGCGCTGTCGATCGGCGTCTTCAGCGCCACCGACGTGTTCCTCTTCTACGTGCTGTTCGAGGCCACGCTGATCCCGATGTACTTCCTGATCGGTGGCTTCGGCGGTCCGCAGCGGTCGTACGCGGCGGTGAAGTTCCTGCTCTACTCGCTGCTCGGCGGTCTGCTGATGCTGGCCTCCGTGGTCGGCCTGTACGTGGTGTCGGCCAAGAACGGTGGCGACCCGTCGTACCTGCTGTCCGACCTGGTCAAGGTCGACATGTCGCAGAACACCGAGCGCTGGCTGTTCCTCGGCTTCTTCTTCGCCTTCGCCGTGAAGGCGCCGATGGTGCCGTTCCACACCTGGCTGCCGGACGCCGCCGCCGAGGCGACCCCCGGTACCTCGGTGCTGCTGGTCGGCATCCTGGACAAGATCGGCACCTTCGGGATGATCCGGTTCTGCCTGGGGCTGTTCCCGGAAGCGTCGAAGTGGGCCACCCCGGTCGTCCTGGTGCTCGCCCTGATCAGCGTCCTGTACGGCGCGCTGGTGGCGATCGGCCAGACCGACATCAAGCGGCTGATCGCCTACACCTCGATCTCGCACTTCGGCTTCATCGTGATGGGCATCTTCGCGCTCACCTCGCAGGGGCTGACCGGGTCGACGCTCTACATGTTCAACCACGGACTCTCCACCGCGGCGCTGTTCCTGGTGGCCGGCTACCTGATCTCGCGGCGCGGTTCGGCCCGGATCGCGGACTACGGCGGCGTCGAGAAGGTGGCTCCGGTCTTGGCCGGCACCTTCCTGTTCGCCGGCCTGTCCAGCCTGGCGCTGCCCGGTCTGTCGCCGTTCATCTCCGAGTTCATGGTGCTGGCCGGAACGTTCAGCAAGCACAAGGTGATCGCGGTGATCGCCGTGCTCGGGATCGTGCTGGCCGCGCTCTACATCCTGATCATGTACCAGCGCCTGATGACCGGCCCGGTGCGTGACGGCATCGAGAAGCTGAAGGACCTGAACTTCCGCGAGGTCTTCGCGATCGCGCCGCTGGTCGTGCTGATCATCGGGTTCGGCATCTACCCGAAGCCGATCGTCGACATCATCAAGCCGGCGGTCGAGTCGACGATGCAGCACGTGGGCGTCACCGACAAGGCCCCGCAGGTTCCCGTGACGGAGGGACAGAAGTGA